A region of Lichenibacterium dinghuense DNA encodes the following proteins:
- a CDS encoding PRC-barrel domain-containing protein, with protein sequence MAEDGITQAADPAPVAVDETDRLIASDKVEGTEVFGRDGHRIGSVYNFMVDKVTGRVAYAVVSFGGFLGLGERFFPLPWAALTYDPARGGYVVDIDPATLDRAPSFAPGEEPWRDPEHQRNVFGFYGFNYGL encoded by the coding sequence ATGGCGGAGGACGGGATCACCCAGGCGGCCGATCCGGCGCCGGTCGCGGTCGACGAGACGGACCGGCTGATCGCCTCCGACAAGGTGGAGGGCACGGAGGTGTTCGGCCGCGACGGGCACCGCATCGGGTCCGTCTACAACTTCATGGTCGACAAGGTGACGGGCCGCGTCGCCTACGCGGTGGTGTCCTTCGGCGGCTTCCTCGGGCTCGGCGAGCGCTTCTTCCCCCTGCCCTGGGCGGCGCTGACCTACGACCCGGCGCGGGGCGGCTACGTGGTCGACATCGATCCCGCCACGCTCGACCGCGCCCCGAGCTTCGCGCCCGGCGAGGAGCCGTGGCGCGACCCCGAGCACCAGCGCAACGTGTTCGGCTTCTACGGCTTCAACTACGGGCTTTGA
- a CDS encoding class I SAM-dependent methyltransferase → MSAAEGLAARLRAGAPANVALMHLLLESATPEAAAGALAAAAAERDLASPLAEVERLLDAHPEAWRTVHAVAGGVDHAPALPSSEATLDHWRTSFDRLAAASPEAGVALYALGDPALLAAATAEVVAALDGWGLLGRGRDALDLGCGMGRFAEALAPRLRSVLALDLSPGMIEEARRRSGHANVSYRVATGRDLAGVPDGSVDLVLAADVFPYLVEADLAEHHVAEAARVLRPGGALVILNHSYRGDPARDRADLAAAGAGLFALERAGERPFRLWDAAAFALRRLA, encoded by the coding sequence ATGAGCGCCGCCGAGGGCCTCGCGGCGCGGCTGCGGGCCGGCGCGCCGGCCAACGTCGCGCTCATGCATCTGCTGCTGGAATCGGCGACGCCCGAGGCCGCGGCCGGGGCGCTCGCCGCTGCGGCGGCGGAGCGCGACCTCGCCTCGCCCCTGGCCGAGGTCGAGCGCCTCCTCGACGCCCACCCCGAGGCCTGGCGCACCGTCCACGCGGTCGCGGGCGGCGTCGACCACGCGCCCGCGCTGCCGTCCTCCGAGGCGACGCTCGACCATTGGCGGACGAGCTTCGACCGGCTGGCCGCCGCCTCGCCCGAGGCCGGCGTCGCGCTCTACGCGTTGGGCGACCCGGCGCTGCTCGCCGCGGCCACGGCCGAGGTGGTCGCGGCGCTCGACGGCTGGGGCCTGCTCGGGCGCGGGCGCGACGCGCTGGACCTCGGCTGCGGCATGGGGCGCTTCGCGGAAGCGCTGGCCCCCCGCCTCCGCTCCGTGCTGGCGCTCGACCTGTCGCCGGGCATGATCGAGGAAGCGCGGCGCCGCTCGGGGCACGCGAACGTGAGCTACCGGGTCGCCACCGGCCGCGACCTCGCGGGCGTGCCGGACGGGTCGGTCGACCTCGTGCTCGCGGCCGACGTCTTCCCCTACCTTGTCGAGGCCGATCTCGCCGAACACCACGTCGCCGAGGCGGCGCGCGTGCTGCGCCCCGGCGGGGCCCTGGTGATCCTCAACCACTCCTACCGCGGCGACCCCGCGCGGGATCGGGCCGACCTCGCCGCGGCGGGGGCGGGTCTCTTCGCGCTGGAGCGGGCCGGGGAGCGCCCGTTCCGCCTGTGGGATGCGGCGGCCTTCGCGCTTCGGCGACTGGCCTGA
- a CDS encoding GNAT family N-acetyltransferase codes for MSPPLRIEVVTEADRLWAVEAAWWDLFARCPAATPFRSPAWLLPWWRTFAPGPLSAVAAWHGDALVALAPLYLEEASRRLLPLGIGLSDDLDMLAAPDAGPEVGDAVLDALASRGGWDAVSLEELAPGAAGLGWDLPPGWRDDVAAQSRCPVLSWGDAGVVVPSGKARKLRMARHRTERRGGTVELATEATAPDHLDALFRLHAARWESRGEAGVLADPAVQRFHRDATPRLAAAGLLHATILRIEGRVAGAFHGFRRGRMLYAYLGGFDPAFAFESPGTVLMGHAVDAMAAEGAGALNLLRGEEPYKYEWGAVDRVNSRRLLRRPAP; via the coding sequence ATGAGCCCGCCGCTCCGCATCGAGGTGGTGACCGAGGCCGACCGCCTGTGGGCCGTCGAAGCCGCGTGGTGGGACCTCTTCGCGCGCTGCCCGGCCGCGACGCCGTTCCGCTCGCCGGCCTGGCTGCTGCCCTGGTGGCGGACCTTCGCGCCCGGCCCGCTCAGCGCCGTCGCGGCCTGGCACGGCGACGCGCTCGTGGCCCTGGCGCCGCTCTACCTGGAAGAGGCGAGCCGGCGCCTGCTGCCGCTCGGCATCGGCTTGTCCGACGACCTCGACATGCTCGCCGCGCCCGATGCCGGGCCGGAAGTCGGGGATGCCGTGCTGGACGCGCTCGCGTCGCGGGGCGGCTGGGACGCGGTCTCGCTGGAGGAACTCGCGCCCGGCGCCGCGGGCCTGGGCTGGGATCTGCCGCCCGGCTGGCGCGACGACGTCGCGGCGCAGAGCCGCTGCCCGGTGCTGAGCTGGGGCGACGCGGGCGTGGTCGTCCCGTCCGGCAAGGCCCGCAAGCTCCGCATGGCGCGGCACCGCACCGAGCGACGCGGCGGCACGGTCGAACTCGCCACGGAGGCGACGGCGCCGGACCACCTCGACGCGCTGTTCCGCCTCCACGCGGCCCGCTGGGAGAGCCGCGGCGAGGCCGGCGTCCTCGCCGACCCCGCCGTGCAGCGCTTCCACCGCGACGCCACCCCGCGCCTCGCCGCGGCGGGGCTGCTCCACGCGACGATCCTGCGGATCGAGGGACGCGTCGCGGGCGCCTTCCACGGCTTCCGGCGCGGGCGGATGCTCTACGCCTATCTCGGCGGCTTCGACCCCGCCTTCGCCTTCGAGAGCCCCGGCACGGTGCTGATGGGGCACGCGGTGGACGCCATGGCGGCGGAGGGCGCCGGTGCGCTGAACCTTTTGCGCGGCGAGGAGCCCTACAAATACGAGTGGGGTGCGGTCGACAGGGTCAACAGCCGGCGCCTGCTGAGGAGGCCCGCGCCATGA